From the Leptospirales bacterium genome, one window contains:
- the rbfA gene encoding 30S ribosome-binding factor RbfA — protein sequence MESAILRELAGLLLRRKAKDERLGLVSLTRAHLASDLSTLRVSVSLFGERKENNLTWKALRAHSVWFQSELARNLRLRLTPTLTFEIDTSIAEGDRILNLIDAKHEEQES from the coding sequence ATGGAATCCGCCATCCTTCGCGAACTGGCCGGCCTGCTGTTGCGGCGCAAAGCAAAGGACGAACGCCTTGGCCTCGTTTCGCTGACCCGCGCTCACCTCGCCTCCGATCTCTCCACTTTGCGCGTCTCCGTTTCGCTCTTTGGCGAGCGGAAAGAAAACAATCTGACCTGGAAGGCGCTGCGCGCTCATTCGGTGTGGTTTCAAAGTGAACTGGCGCGCAACCTGCGCTTGCGCCTGACACCGACGCTTACCTTTGAAATCGATACCAGCATTGCCGAGGGCGACCGAATCTTGAATTTGATCGATGCGAAGCATGAAGAACAGGAGTCTTGA
- the truB gene encoding tRNA pseudouridine(55) synthase TruB, with amino-acid sequence MKNRSLEGFCLADKPAGMGSATLVGKLRRELGGASVGHCGTLDRFASGLMALLAGRATSLADFLLHSQKEYVADFHFGRSTTTHDPEGETIEEWSAERTAERLRSLQNNIQTWFEALATLEQQRPPLYSALKLDGRRYSDRARGGESLSPPARPVRIFEAQILSTDWSRACLQARLLVSGGCYIRAIARDLGEDLQIPLHLGVLRRTRLGVHSIESPGIWRPGESAPMLQSAAIAVPEWPRFVVSAAACQELRHGRRPSLPAAAKTPGHTLLLAADGRVVAWIEGAGQDYRLRRVFAGAEAPSPEGLALPG; translated from the coding sequence ATGAAGAACAGGAGTCTTGAAGGCTTCTGTCTGGCGGACAAGCCGGCGGGCATGGGTTCGGCGACTCTGGTCGGCAAATTGCGGCGGGAACTGGGCGGGGCCAGCGTTGGCCATTGTGGCACACTGGACCGCTTTGCCAGCGGCCTGATGGCGCTGCTGGCGGGCCGGGCCACAAGCCTTGCAGATTTCCTCTTACATTCGCAGAAGGAGTATGTCGCTGATTTTCACTTCGGGCGCAGTACGACAACGCACGACCCGGAAGGGGAGACCATAGAAGAATGGTCCGCGGAGCGGACTGCCGAGCGACTGCGCTCGTTGCAGAATAACATCCAGACGTGGTTCGAGGCCCTCGCTACGCTGGAACAGCAGCGGCCGCCGCTCTATTCAGCGCTGAAGCTTGACGGTCGTCGTTATTCCGATCGCGCGCGCGGCGGAGAAAGCCTGTCGCCTCCGGCGCGGCCCGTCCGAATTTTCGAGGCGCAGATACTTTCGACGGATTGGAGCCGTGCATGTTTGCAAGCGCGCTTGCTGGTCAGCGGCGGCTGTTATATCCGCGCCATTGCCCGCGATCTCGGGGAAGACCTTCAGATTCCGCTGCACCTTGGGGTTTTACGGCGCACGCGTCTGGGCGTCCATAGTATCGAGAGTCCGGGCATCTGGCGTCCCGGAGAAAGTGCGCCAATGCTGCAATCAGCTGCTATCGCCGTGCCCGAGTGGCCGCGCTTTGTCGTTTCGGCTGCGGCCTGCCAGGAATTGCGGCATGGTCGGCGTCCCTCCTTGCCGGCAGCGGCGAAGACTCCGGGACACACTCTGCTGCTTGCCGCCGATGGGCGCGTGGTCGCCTGGATTGAGGGCGCCGGGCAGGACTACCGTCTGCGGCGGGTCTTTGCCGGCGCGGAGGCGCCGTCCCCGGAGGGGCTTGCTCTTCCGGGATGA
- the rpsO gene encoding 30S ribosomal protein S15 — protein MATQTVKKELIKEHQRHGKDTGSTEVQVALLTTRIRDLTEHFKTHARDHHSRRGLLKLVGQRRRLLDYLKRKNAEHYRSLIQRLGIRK, from the coding sequence ATGGCAACGCAGACTGTAAAAAAAGAACTGATCAAAGAACACCAGCGCCATGGCAAAGATACCGGCTCCACCGAGGTGCAGGTCGCCCTTCTGACCACGCGTATCCGAGATCTGACTGAGCATTTCAAGACCCACGCTCGCGATCATCATTCGCGCCGCGGATTGCTGAAGCTGGTAGGGCAGCGCCGTCGCCTGCTCGACTATCTGAAGCGCAAGAACGCAGAGCACTACCGGTCGCTGATCCAGCGTCTCGGTATTCGTAAGTAA
- the pnp gene encoding polyribonucleotide nucleotidyltransferase, whose translation MPVSRTETKTDRQTLSIETGNWAKQAHGAVVFRTGKLTLLATVCAEKEPREGQDFFPLTVDYREKFYAAGRIPGGYFKREQRPAEHETLISRLIDRPVRPLFPEGYLSEVQLLITQLSADADCSVEGHAITAASAALMASDIPFHGPIAGVVVGRINGQFVADPSLKEKEASDLELVVAGSQDAITMIEGGCREFTNEEMISALEFAHQRIRERLKFQEELARNNGAAKREVIVHKPDQTLMTAVRDYAFAKLESANRNSDKMGRSEGISAVYKETVKHFQEKLASENFVGLDRAVKDIKKFLHELEYEVVRNNLFQTGKRADGRRADEIRDISIELDVLPGAHGSAVFTRGQTQSLGVVTLGTAADNQRYETLAGQQIRTFMLHYNFPPYSTGEVKRMMGPGRREIGHGNLAFRGLREVLPDQKEFPYVTRIVSEILESNGSSSMATVCSGSLAMMAAGVPVRAAVSGIAMGMFSDQASGKHAILYDIAGIEDHFGDMDFKVTGTRKGITAFQLDLKLTGISIELLREALGEAEKGRLHIMDKMDAAISKPRDSLSPMAPRITQIRIDPDRIGELIGPGGKIIRAIIEKTGAEISVEDDGVVSISSASGEANDHARRMVEDIFRDIQEGDEYNGIVKRLVDFGAFIEIFPGREGLLHISKMSLERVRAVSDVMKEGDIVPVIVAGVDRTGRIDLAHKDVGLGGRPRGDRGGEHGDRGDRGRPERGGRGHSDRGGGGRGHGDHRRGRSDRGRHS comes from the coding sequence ATGCCCGTATCACGTACAGAAACCAAAACCGACCGTCAGACTCTGTCTATCGAAACCGGCAACTGGGCCAAGCAGGCCCACGGCGCCGTCGTTTTTCGCACCGGCAAGCTCACGTTGCTGGCTACGGTTTGCGCCGAGAAGGAGCCGCGCGAAGGCCAGGACTTCTTTCCGCTGACCGTCGATTATCGCGAAAAGTTTTACGCCGCCGGCCGTATCCCCGGCGGCTACTTCAAGCGCGAGCAGCGCCCTGCAGAGCATGAGACGCTGATCTCGCGATTGATTGATCGTCCGGTACGACCGCTCTTTCCTGAAGGCTACCTTTCCGAGGTTCAGTTGTTGATTACACAGCTTTCCGCGGACGCCGATTGTTCCGTAGAGGGCCACGCCATTACCGCCGCCAGTGCAGCGCTGATGGCTTCTGATATTCCGTTTCATGGCCCGATCGCCGGCGTGGTAGTGGGTCGCATCAATGGGCAGTTTGTCGCCGATCCATCGCTGAAAGAAAAGGAAGCCAGCGATCTGGAGCTGGTAGTGGCCGGTTCGCAGGACGCCATAACTATGATTGAGGGCGGTTGCCGCGAATTTACCAATGAGGAAATGATTTCCGCCCTGGAATTTGCGCACCAGCGCATTCGTGAGCGGCTCAAGTTTCAGGAGGAGCTGGCCCGGAACAACGGCGCGGCCAAGCGCGAGGTGATTGTACACAAGCCAGACCAGACATTGATGACTGCTGTCCGCGACTATGCCTTTGCCAAACTGGAGTCAGCCAATCGCAATTCGGACAAGATGGGCCGCAGCGAAGGCATATCAGCTGTTTACAAAGAAACGGTGAAGCACTTTCAGGAGAAGCTGGCTTCCGAGAACTTTGTCGGACTGGATCGCGCCGTTAAGGATATCAAAAAATTCCTTCACGAACTGGAGTACGAGGTTGTTCGCAATAATCTCTTTCAGACTGGCAAGCGCGCCGATGGCCGTCGCGCCGACGAGATTCGCGATATCAGCATCGAGCTGGACGTGCTGCCCGGCGCCCATGGCTCCGCGGTCTTCACGCGCGGGCAGACGCAATCGCTGGGCGTGGTAACGCTGGGCACTGCGGCTGACAATCAGCGTTACGAAACTCTGGCCGGCCAGCAAATCCGCACCTTCATGTTGCATTACAATTTCCCGCCCTATTCCACGGGCGAAGTAAAGCGCATGATGGGGCCGGGACGCCGCGAAATCGGCCATGGCAATCTGGCCTTTCGCGGACTGCGCGAGGTGCTCCCAGATCAGAAGGAATTTCCCTACGTAACACGTATTGTTTCGGAGATTCTGGAATCAAACGGCTCTTCATCCATGGCCACGGTATGTTCCGGTTCGCTGGCGATGATGGCGGCGGGAGTACCTGTGCGCGCCGCTGTATCCGGCATTGCCATGGGCATGTTCAGCGACCAGGCCAGCGGCAAACACGCTATTCTCTATGATATCGCCGGCATTGAAGACCATTTTGGCGATATGGACTTCAAGGTAACCGGAACGCGCAAGGGCATTACCGCCTTTCAACTCGATCTAAAGCTAACCGGGATTTCTATTGAGCTGTTGCGCGAGGCGCTGGGCGAAGCGGAGAAGGGTCGTCTGCACATCATGGACAAGATGGATGCGGCCATCAGCAAACCGCGCGATAGCCTGTCGCCAATGGCGCCCCGGATTACACAGATTCGAATCGATCCGGACCGCATTGGCGAGCTGATCGGGCCGGGCGGTAAAATCATCCGCGCTATCATTGAAAAGACCGGCGCCGAAATAAGCGTCGAGGATGACGGCGTGGTCAGCATCTCTTCCGCTTCGGGCGAGGCCAATGACCATGCAAGACGCATGGTTGAAGATATCTTCCGCGACATTCAGGAAGGCGACGAGTACAACGGTATCGTCAAGCGTTTGGTGGATTTTGGCGCGTTCATTGAGATATTCCCGGGTCGCGAGGGTCTGCTGCATATTTCCAAGATGTCTCTGGAGCGGGTGCGTGCAGTGAGCGATGTGATGAAAGAAGGCGATATTGTGCCGGTGATTGTAGCCGGCGTCGATCGTACCGGCCGCATTGACCTGGCGCATAAGGACGTGGGACTGGGCGGCCGGCCGCGCGGCGATCGCGGCGGCGAACACGGCGATCGCGGCGATCGCGGACGTCCGGAGCGCGGCGGTCGCGGTCACAGCGACCGGGGCGGCGGCGGGCGTGGTCACGGAGACCACCGTCGCGGCCGTTCCGATCGCGGCCGTCACAGCTGA
- the dut gene encoding dUTP diphosphatase has product MSGERPRVQVFLAPGARLPEKATPGAAALDVYACLPPDLEIVLGPGDRIDVPTGLWFAIPPGYLISVRARSGRALREGMALPNAPGTIDSDYRGEFRVLVVNLGQAPLRIKHGERIAQILLERSIDFDWEESKTPLDPDATHRGAGGFGSTGLA; this is encoded by the coding sequence ATGAGCGGCGAGCGGCCTCGCGTTCAGGTCTTTCTGGCGCCAGGCGCGCGACTTCCGGAAAAGGCCACGCCCGGCGCGGCCGCTCTGGACGTTTACGCCTGTCTTCCGCCAGATCTGGAAATTGTCCTGGGTCCTGGCGATCGCATCGACGTGCCGACCGGTCTGTGGTTTGCAATTCCGCCAGGTTATTTGATCTCAGTGCGCGCCCGTTCCGGTCGGGCCTTGCGCGAAGGTATGGCCTTGCCCAACGCGCCTGGCACCATCGACAGCGACTACCGTGGCGAGTTTCGAGTACTGGTTGTCAATCTGGGTCAGGCGCCGCTGCGCATCAAACATGGCGAGCGAATTGCACAGATTCTGCTGGAACGCAGCATTGACTTTGATTGGGAAGAAAGCAAGACGCCTCTGGACCCAGATGCAACGCATCGCGGTGCAGGCGGATTTGGCAGCACCGGACTGGCCTGA